Genomic DNA from Peribacillus simplex:
TTGTTAAAAGCCGCGGAAGATCGTCATACTCCTTCTTACTATACAAATTTCGAATATTTCTTTCGCATTATCGGACTGCTGGTATCCATATTTCTTCCAGGTTTTTATATAGCACTAGTATCATTTCAATTAGACCAGCTCCCCTTCTCATTTCTGGCGACAATAACCGTATCTAGGTTTGGATTGCCTATATCACCTCAACAAGAGGCTTTCTTGATTTTGGGTTTATTTGAGCTGTTTCGGGAGGCAGGAGTCACACTCCCAAAAGCAATCGGTCAATCACTGGCTGTTGTGGGTGGATTAATCATTGGCGATGCGGCAATTAGAGGCGGGATTACATCACCGACGATGTTGGTGGTGGCAGGTACTACTGCGGTAGCCACCTATACATTAATCAATCAATCATTAGGTGGAATCGTAAGCATGGCCAGGTTTTTTGTATTATTTCTCTCTTCTGTTTTAGGTTTATTCGGATTTTTTCTCGGTGTTTTCTCCATTGTCCTTTATTTATCAAGGCTGCAGGTTTATGGTTTACCCTACTTAGCGCCTATCTCACCATTATCCTTGAAAGATCTAGGGGGCGGTGTCTTTGTGAAGCCATATCTCTTTAGGAAGAAACGAGCCGAAACGCTGAAAACCAAGGACAATACAAAAGGAAATCGCTAATGAAAATGATCCTTAGAATTATACTATTTGTATTGAGCCTTGCTCTTTTAAGTGGCTGCTGGGATACCAAGGATATTCAAGATATTCAATATATAAGTGCAATGGGAATAGATTATCAGAATGGTCAGTATGTCATTTATGTACAGGTGACGTCTTTTGCCGGTGTGGCTAAACAAGAAGGCCTGGAACCAAAACCAACAACTGTTTGGGTAGCCAAAGGGCGAGGGGATACAATGAACGAGGCCATGAATGATATTTATAAAAGGTCAAACCAGTATATTTATTGGGCTCATGTTAAATTGATCATTTTCTCTGAAAGCTTACTAAAACATGGATTGGTCAACGTAAACGATCCCATTTTAAGATTTCAGCAAATCAGGGAAACAACTTGGTTATATGGAACCGATGATTCCTTAGAAAAGATCCTCTTTGTCAATAGTTTATTCGGCTCTTCAGTGCAAACAAGCATTTTCAATCCGAAGGATATTTATAAATTAAGATCCTTTGTCGAACCCATCAGGATCCAAAGATTTTATACGCAAAATTATGAAACGGGAATGACAATAAAACTACCGAAGATTTCGTTAAAAAATGAGGTGTGGAAAGCAAAAGGAAAATCACAGAACACCGTTAAACTAACAGGGGCCTATTTTATTAAAAATAATCAACTGATGGGGGAGATTGCAAATAAACATCTTGGGGGTATGAGATGGTTAACAAAATCAACGGTAAGGTCCCCAATTGGAATAAGTATCAACAAAAACAAAAATGTTCAAATATCGCTAATGAGGCCAAAATTCAATATAAAGCCTATCTATGTAAATGATGAAGTAGAATTCGATATTTCAATTGAAGTAGAAGGTGCCGTAATGGATATGGAAGAAAACATCTCCTTACCCCGCCTTAAAGAAAAAATACAGAGGGCATTAGAGAAAGAAATTAGGGATACCTACAAATATGCTCTTGAAAAAAATATAGACATCTATAATTTAGAAGGAGTTATCTACAGAAAGGATTTGAAAAAATGGAAAAAATTTTCTAAAGAGGGTTTTAGCCTTAATGAAGAATCCATCCGTAATATTCAGGTGGATATTGCTATTAAAATAACAGGCGATTATAAATATGAGTACATGAATTGACACTTTTGGAAGTGGATCGCAGGCTGCCATGACAGAATCTTTCTTCAAAGTCCAATGATTATGATATGGCAGCTACTGTAAATGATAGATCCGACAACTAACTATGTAAGGATTTATTTTGACCTACATAACGATTAAAGGAAATCAGATTTTACTTTAATAGACCAAAACGAAATCCATAGACTACGACTTGTGTACGGTTCTTGGCTTTAAACTTTGTCATTAAACTGCTTATATAATCCCTTATAGTATGCTCGCTTAATTGCAATAATTCGGCCATCTTTTTATTGTTACACCCCTCCGCCAGCAAATTTAAAACCATGGATTCCCGTTCCGTCAATTGTAGATCTGTATCAATGGAAACCTCATCATCCTTTCTTGATAAATATAAGCCTAAACGTTTTCCGACCCGTTCAAGTAAAGTTAGTTCATCTTTTGAATAATCGAATTCCTCTCCTAATTGATCAAAGGTCAGCCAGCCAAAAACTTGCTGGTCATGAACGATCGGCACAAATATGACAGATGAAAGATTAAACAAGGCTATATGTTCCTTTTTAATATAATGATTGGGATCCTTTAAGAATACAGGCTTTTTTGAATTGAAAACAAAGGATTGCTTCAAACTGAGTTGCCCTCTCATGCTTTGAACCTTGGGCAGCTCCAATCCAATGGTGCCATAAAATTGATTGGACCAAGGAATATAAGCATAAAAAACACATCTTTTATAGTGAAAGAACTCTTCACATTTTTTTAGGATATGAGCAAAATCCTTAATTCCTGATGAGTTAATTAGAAGCTCATCTAACTGGTCTAATAGTTGCAGCCTTTTAAGTTCAGCATTTTCTTCGTGGGTTTTTGAAAGTTGCATTGGTTCGACATCCATCCATTTGTTATAGCTATGGATGAGATGAGTGAAAATGGATAATAAGAACATTAGAATGGAAAAGGTATGGGCATGTTTCAGGTTGGCCATTAAGGTAACGATGGACTTTTCAAAGATTAATCGGAACATGCTGAAATGGTTCACATTTAAAATGGGTAAATGTGATTGAAGCCAAGTTTCCAGATGCTTATCGTATGTTTCATTTATGTCTTCGATTATTGGGGTAGATAATAATAGTAGAAATGATTCGAGTAATGTTTGTATCACCTTACGTTCATTTTCTAATATAAGGGGCTCTAGATTCAAATAAATATTGATATTTTCTTCAATTTGTTTGTTATGGCTTTTGATGAATAATATGAATTGCTGAAACGATATCTCTTCAAAAGCATGGGAGGGCTGGGTCATACAGGTCTCTTCTCCTTAAACGAAATACCCCTATATAAGGGGGATACTTACCCTATTATTATACAGCATATTATAGGATAGTATTTCAAAATGCGAGGAGTAAAATAAAGGCATAGACAGACAATGAAGCTTTCTTTTTAGCGGCATCCCATTTATATGGATGGGCAATTGTTAAAGTCAGCTTCATTTACTTGTATAGGAATACTTGTCCAGTGAGAACCTCTAAGGATGAGGATTCCAGTATCAGGTAAATAAGTAAAGGAGATCTGATGAAATCATGAGACTTGAAAACAAAGTGGCAATCATCACTGGCGGGGGTACAGGAATCGGGAAAGAAACAGCTTTGCTATTTGCCAGGGAAGGAGCAAAAATCGTCATCACTGACATAAACCAACAATCCGGTGATCAAGCTGTGAAAGACATTCAGGCCATCGGCGGAGAGGCCCTAGTCATTCATCATGATGTAAGCAATGAAGAAGATTGGAAAAAGGTTGCAAAGGAAACGATCGATACCTTTAATAAGGTGGATGTTCTGTTCAACAATGCGGGTATTTATATCATAAAACCGGTTGCAGAGATTGAACTGGAGGAGTGGAATCGTCTCATGTCGATTAACGTGACCGGCGTATTTTTGGGAATGAAGCATATTATGCCACTGATGGCGAAACAAAATAAAGGTTCAGTCATAAACGCTTCTTCCATAGCAGGCTTGATTGGCGCACCTGGTCATGTTTTATACGGTGCAAGCAAGGGAGCGGTGCGGACAATGACTAAAGATGCTGCTATCGAGTATGCTTCAAAAGGGGTCCGAGTTAACTCGATTCATCCAGGATATATCGATACCGGGATGGCGGACTATGCATCTGAACAAACGGGCAGTTCAAAAGATGAATTGGGTAAAGAATTCCCGTTGGGACATCTGGGCAGCGTCAAAAATGTTGCGAATACAGTGCTTTTCATTGCCTCGGACGAATCTTCCTATACTACGGGTACTGAATTTGTAATAGATGGCGGAGCGACTGCTCGCTAAAATTTCTTTGTAACGGATATTGAAAACGAAAAAACTAAGGAGTGTTTAAATATGAGATTGGAAAATAAAGTGGCGATCGTTACTGGGGGAGCAAGCGGGATTGGAGCAAGTACGGCTCAATTATTTGCAGAAGAAGGAGCAAAGGTGGTCATTGCCGATTTTGCTGATCATGGACAAGCTGTGTCAGAAGAGTTAAATGGAAAAGGGTATGATACTCTTTTTGTTAAAACGGACGTGACAAATGAAAATGACGTAAAGAATATGATTGAAGAGACAGTTAACAAATATGGAAAACTGGATATCATGTTTGCAAACGCAGGGATTGCAAGAGACGGAAACATCCATGAGTTAAGCTATGAGCAATGGCAAAAAACAATTGATATTAATTTATCCGGTGTCTTCCTATCCGATAAATATGCGATAGAGCAAATGCAAAAACAATCTACAGGCGGCGCCATTGTCAATACAGGTTCCATCCATAGCCATGCAGGGAAACCGGGGGTAACAGCCTATTCTGCTGCGAAAGGCGGGGTCAAACTATTAACACAAACGTTAGGTTCGACTTATGCCAGAGATGGCATTCGTGTCAACGCAGTCTGCCCAGGATATATTGATACACCACTTATTGCCCAAGCACAAGGTGAGATCAGGCAAGGTTTGATCGATTTACATCCAATCGGCCGTTTAGGCAGAGCGGAAGAAGTGGCGAAAGCTGTTCTCTTCCTTGCAAGTGACGATGCATCATTTGTTACAGGCACAAGCCTTATTGTAGACGGCGGTTATACGGCGGTATAATAAGGGCACGTCTGGTTCTTTCAAATAGTCAAATTCGTTTTTGCGATATTTACATGGAATATAGAGCTTCTTCCGTATGATGATTGGTGTCCGTATACACCAACCATACTGGAGGGCTTTTTTTTTTGCATGTAATTTTATGTCTATTGAGGATACTTTTAGACTTTTTTTTAGTGTGCGGCGATAAATAAGGCCAAACGGATAATTCGATTACAATCTAGATCGCTTAATAGCTCTCTATAACTTTTATATACGTCCGGGTATCTCCCAGTAAGTATATACACCATTTCCTTCCTTTTTATATAAATTATATTTAGTTCAATAATAAAAATGGAAGTAAATCCAATTAATAGTATTTTTATGTTAAAGTTGTAAAGTTGATATTTTATTACATAATTTCATTAGGAAGGAACAAAATCTGTTGATAAAGGAAGGGTTAAATGGCGAAAAGAATATTACGTAGTATGTTGCTTTTATTACTAGGCATGGTTAGTTTTTCTTTTTTATCTGGCTTAAAAGTTGAAGCGGCAGATCGAGTGCATACTGTATCCTCTCAAGAAACGGTAGAATCGATTGCAGCGATCTATGATATATCGACAGAGCAATTAATGAATATGAATGGTTTACCGGATGGTAAGTTATATATTGGCCAGAAGTTAACCATTCAGACTGCTTATACTCCTTCGAACTATCAGTGGTCAGAGAGAGGGAAACAAATTGGGAATTATGCGAAATCTTTTACAGGATTTAAAAAAACGGCTGGAGAAGAGACACCTATCAAAGGGTTTGATTCTAGCGGATTGATTCATTGGGTACTTTCCCGACAAAAGGTGCCTATCGACCGTTTGTCAGTTGAAGGCTATTATAAGCAAGGAATGGATACAAATACGCCTAAGGCTGGAGATATTATATTTTTTCTGGAAAAGGGAAGTTCAAAAGCCGTGACCGCTGGGATCTATCTGGGGGGAAATCAGTTCATTAATTCTGGATACGGAGCAGAGACGGTTCAGGTGAGATCTACCACAGAAAAATATTTTGCACAATACCAAGTCGAGTATAAAACGTATACACCAAAAGGAGAGCATGTCGTTCAAAATAATGAAACACTTAAAAGTATCTCGGATAATTACGGTGTATCGGTGGATACAATCAAAAAGCGTAACGCATTACCAACTGATGGCTTGATGCAGGGACAGTATCTTCAAATATACAGCAATCCCTTGTATCCATTTTATACAAATCAAGTGGCTTCCTATGATAAAGCTTATGATGTCATAAAGTATGCCTATACTCTACGTGGATTTACCTATGTTTTCGGAGAATATGATCCGATGATTGGAATGGATTGCAGTGGTTTTATCTATTGGGCCATGAAGGAGCAGGGCATTTCCCTTAAACGTGGTTCGGCAGCGGACTACTATTCCTCGCTGCCGAAACTCAGCGATCCAAAGGCAGGGGACTTAGTATTTTTCAGAGATACAGACTTAAGTCATGAGATAACCCACGTCGGTATTTATCTAGGGGATGGTCGCTTTATTCATACAACAAGGAATACTGGAGTTCATATATCTGATCTTACTTCAAGTTATTTTACTCAGAAGTTCGAAAGTTTTGGGCAAGTCCAAGTCAATATGGACTAAGATAGCCACGAGAGAGTTAGACTATTTGAATTTTCTAGTCATATTATTCACTTAAGGTTCACCTTAAACAAAATCCCGTATACTTATTGAATACGGGATTTGTGTTTGATCTTCTCCTTTAGTTGAAGAAGGAGGCACCATTAACGAACGTTTATGGTGAGAGCGTTTTTAAAAGTTTTCACTTTATGACAGGTTAATTGAAATAAT
This window encodes:
- a CDS encoding Ger(x)C family spore germination protein, translated to MILRIILFVLSLALLSGCWDTKDIQDIQYISAMGIDYQNGQYVIYVQVTSFAGVAKQEGLEPKPTTVWVAKGRGDTMNEAMNDIYKRSNQYIYWAHVKLIIFSESLLKHGLVNVNDPILRFQQIRETTWLYGTDDSLEKILFVNSLFGSSVQTSIFNPKDIYKLRSFVEPIRIQRFYTQNYETGMTIKLPKISLKNEVWKAKGKSQNTVKLTGAYFIKNNQLMGEIANKHLGGMRWLTKSTVRSPIGISINKNKNVQISLMRPKFNIKPIYVNDEVEFDISIEVEGAVMDMEENISLPRLKEKIQRALEKEIRDTYKYALEKNIDIYNLEGVIYRKDLKKWKKFSKEGFSLNEESIRNIQVDIAIKITGDYKYEYMN
- a CDS encoding C40 family peptidase is translated as MAKRILRSMLLLLLGMVSFSFLSGLKVEAADRVHTVSSQETVESIAAIYDISTEQLMNMNGLPDGKLYIGQKLTIQTAYTPSNYQWSERGKQIGNYAKSFTGFKKTAGEETPIKGFDSSGLIHWVLSRQKVPIDRLSVEGYYKQGMDTNTPKAGDIIFFLEKGSSKAVTAGIYLGGNQFINSGYGAETVQVRSTTEKYFAQYQVEYKTYTPKGEHVVQNNETLKSISDNYGVSVDTIKKRNALPTDGLMQGQYLQIYSNPLYPFYTNQVASYDKAYDVIKYAYTLRGFTYVFGEYDPMIGMDCSGFIYWAMKEQGISLKRGSAADYYSSLPKLSDPKAGDLVFFRDTDLSHEITHVGIYLGDGRFIHTTRNTGVHISDLTSSYFTQKFESFGQVQVNMD
- a CDS encoding SDR family NAD(P)-dependent oxidoreductase translates to MRLENKVAIVTGGASGIGASTAQLFAEEGAKVVIADFADHGQAVSEELNGKGYDTLFVKTDVTNENDVKNMIEETVNKYGKLDIMFANAGIARDGNIHELSYEQWQKTIDINLSGVFLSDKYAIEQMQKQSTGGAIVNTGSIHSHAGKPGVTAYSAAKGGVKLLTQTLGSTYARDGIRVNAVCPGYIDTPLIAQAQGEIRQGLIDLHPIGRLGRAEEVAKAVLFLASDDASFVTGTSLIVDGGYTAV
- a CDS encoding SDR family NAD(P)-dependent oxidoreductase produces the protein MRLENKVAIITGGGTGIGKETALLFAREGAKIVITDINQQSGDQAVKDIQAIGGEALVIHHDVSNEEDWKKVAKETIDTFNKVDVLFNNAGIYIIKPVAEIELEEWNRLMSINVTGVFLGMKHIMPLMAKQNKGSVINASSIAGLIGAPGHVLYGASKGAVRTMTKDAAIEYASKGVRVNSIHPGYIDTGMADYASEQTGSSKDELGKEFPLGHLGSVKNVANTVLFIASDESSYTTGTEFVIDGGATAR
- a CDS encoding LuxR C-terminal-related transcriptional regulator gives rise to the protein MTQPSHAFEEISFQQFILFIKSHNKQIEENINIYLNLEPLILENERKVIQTLLESFLLLLSTPIIEDINETYDKHLETWLQSHLPILNVNHFSMFRLIFEKSIVTLMANLKHAHTFSILMFLLSIFTHLIHSYNKWMDVEPMQLSKTHEENAELKRLQLLDQLDELLINSSGIKDFAHILKKCEEFFHYKRCVFYAYIPWSNQFYGTIGLELPKVQSMRGQLSLKQSFVFNSKKPVFLKDPNHYIKKEHIALFNLSSVIFVPIVHDQQVFGWLTFDQLGEEFDYSKDELTLLERVGKRLGLYLSRKDDEVSIDTDLQLTERESMVLNLLAEGCNNKKMAELLQLSEHTIRDYISSLMTKFKAKNRTQVVVYGFRFGLLK